A part of Rhodamnia argentea isolate NSW1041297 chromosome 8, ASM2092103v1, whole genome shotgun sequence genomic DNA contains:
- the LOC115756536 gene encoding protein LIM1 has translation MKASQSITLTMFALVLVTASVVQKGEGLTCGSTFFSAMVQLIPCRAALAPFSPIPPSGACCNAIKALGQPCLCVLVSGPPISGVDRSMALQLPDKCTANFEPCDMMK, from the exons ATGAAGGCTTCTCAGTCCATCACACTTACAATGTTCGCGCTCGTGCTTGTAACTGCCAGTGTGGTGCAGAAGGGAGAGGGGCTTACTTGTGGGAGCACATTCTTCTCGGCAATGGTTCAGCTGATACCGTGCCGGGCAGCTCTAGCTCCTTTTAGCCCCATCCCACCCAGCGGAGCCTGCTGCAACGCCATCAAAGCTCTCGGGCAGCCATGCTTGTGCGTCTTGGTGAGTGGGCCCCCAATCTCAGGCGTCGACAGGAGCATGGCTCTGCAGCTCCCCGACAAGTGCACTGCCAACTTCGAACCCT GTGATATGATGAAATAG
- the LOC115756532 gene encoding SURP and G-patch domain-containing protein 1-like protein — translation MEKEASSSLFVNDGSFMERFKQLQQEKARDTSDPSGDPKQSSIVSRSGNPSASKTQLDSKANNSGKSSQPLSGGKLAFSLKQKSRLVAPPVKLAADEDEDDADARGNLGDTSVKRRKLIKQEAYEESSGRDDVAPPSPSDPTVKKVADKLASFVAKNGRHLEDMSRQKNPGDTPFRFLFDKTCADYKYYKYRLAQEENALWLAQEENALWLAQEENALSLESKEPQKSRNGGVGIPESRSNSGSQRILNSQAHHLSYQTPASALYEATDGSGVASDRNGESGSTASADPVAMMEFYMKKAAQEERRRQPRQSKDEMPPPTSLQGPSKKGHHMGDFIPPEELERFLASCNDASARRASREAAERARIQADNVGHKLLSKMGWKEGEGLGSSRSGIADPIMAGEVKKNNLGVGAHNPGEVKPEDDIYEQYKKRMMLGYRYRPNPLNNPRKAYY, via the exons ATGGAAAAGGAAGCATCGTCTAGCCTTTTCGTTAATGATGGTTCCTTCATGGAGAGGTTCAAACAGCTTCAGCAAGAAAAAGCAAGGGATACAAGTGATCCATCAGGAGATCCCAAACAGAGTTCAATTGTTTCAAGATCTGGGAACCCTAGTGCTTCCAAAACACAATTGGATAGCAAGGCTAATAATTCTGGAAAGTCCAGTCAGCCTTTATCCGGTGGTAAACTTGCATTCAGCTTGAAACAGAAGTCAAGGCTTGTTGCACCTCCAGTTAAGCTAGCTGcagatgaggatgaagatgatgctgATGCTAGGGGTAATTTGGGTGACACGTCAGTTAAACGGAGGAAATTAATCAAGCAGGAAGCCTATGAGGAATCATCAGGACGGGATGATGTTG CACCACCTTCCCCAAGCGATCCTACAGTAAAGAAAGTTGCGGACAAATTAGCCAGCTTTGTGGCCAAAAATGGAAGGCATCTCGAAGATATGTCTCGCCAGAAAAATCCTGGGGATACTCCATTCAG GTTTTTATTTGACAAAACCTGTGCTGATTACAAGTACTACAAGTACCGGCTTGCTCAGGAGGAAAATGCCCTTTGGCTTGCTCAGGAGGAAAATGCCCTTTGGCTTGCTCAGGAGGAAAATGCCCTTTCTTTAGAGAGCAAGGAACCTCAGAAATCTCGCAATG GTGGAGTAGGTATACCAGAGTCAAGATCAAATTCTGGCTCCCAAAGGATACTCAACAGCCAGGCCCATCACTTAAGTTATCAAACTCCTGCTTCAGCATTGTACGAAGCTACAGATGGTTCTGGAGTTGCTTCAGATAGGAACG GTGAGTCAGGTTCTACAGCAAGTGCAGATCCTGTAGCAATGATGGAATTTTACATGAAAAAGGCTGCCCAGGAGGAGAGGAGGAGACAACCTAGACAATCAAAAGACGAAATGCCTCCACCTACTTCTCTTCAAG GACCCTCCAAGAAAGGTCATCACATGGGTGATTTCATTCCTCCAGAAGAGCTTGAAAGGTTTTTGGCTTCATGTAATGATGCCTCTGCCCGAAGGGCTTCTAGAGAGGCTGCTGAAAGGGCCAGGATTCAGGCTGATAATGTTGGCCATAAGCTTTTGTCAAAAATGGGTTGGAAAGAAG GTGAGGGTCTTGGAAGCTCTAGAAGCGGTATTGCTGATCCAATCATGGCTGGTGAAGTGAAGAAAAACAACTTGGGTGTTGGTGCTCATAATCCTGGAGAGGTGAAGCCAGAAGATGATATATATGAGCAGTATAAAAAGAGGATGATGCTTGGATATCGTTACCGACCAAACCCTCTG AATAATCCTCGAAAAGCGTACTATTGA